The Candidatus Poribacteria bacterium genomic interval TCCGCTGAGACGCCTCGTCCAAATCAACCGGATCTTCGACCGTACAGATCACCTCATTCTTTTCATCGAGGAAGCAGATGTATCGATCGGGTTGAGATAACGGGGCAGCACACACTACTCGAACTTTGAGGTAGGAACGGTCACCCTCAATCGTCAAACGCAATACCCACGGCGGTTCCCGGAATAGGCGAATGGTTTCAGGCTCAACCTGTTCGGGATGCGTCACCTGAATCGGGGTGATTGTCCTTTCCGTCTTCGCTTTTCCGCCTTCATCGGGTGTTTCAATTTTTTCCTCTTCAAAAGCCATTGCATACTCCAATAAATTAACGTAAGTTGCTATCCAAATGTATCTATCGCTCAATGTTTATCAGGAAACAGCACGATATCGCCATCTCAACTGCCTACGGTGGGTCAGCCAGATGTGACATTATATCGAGTGTTCGATAAAAAAGTCAAACGACTTTCACAGGATGACGCTATTCATCATCGTCCTCAGAATCTTCATCTGAATCGTCCTTACCACCACCAACCACCATAATCGCTGTCGTTGTTTGCTGTGTATGAACGAGTTTGTAGAAGATCTCCTTCCGCTCCATCAACTCCGCATGCGTACCAACCTCTGCAATTTTGCCCTCATCCAAAACAACTAGTCGGTCTGCGTTCCGTAGTGTTGAAAGCCGGTGGGCAATCGCAAAGGTAGTTCGTCCCTTGACCAGTCGCGCGATCGCTATCTGAATCTTTTTCTCGGTCGGCGTATCAAGCGAAGACGTTGCTTCATCAAGGATAAGAATCTTGGGATCATGCAGAATGGCGCGCGCGATGGCGATACGCTGCTTTTCGCCGCCGGAGAGTTTCCCGCCACGTTCACCAACCTTTGTGTCATAACCGTCCGGTTTAGCCACGATAAATTCATGCGCTTCCGCCGCTATCGCCGCACGAATAACCTCATCAAACGTTGCGTCCGGTCTGCCGTAGCGGATGTTTTCAGCAATTGTAACATTAAACAGCGTCGGTTCCTGATGGACCATCCCTATTTGTCCACGCAAATCTTCAAGTCTGATGTCCCGAATGTCCTCACCGTCAATCTTTACACGACCCCGACTGACATCGTAGAATCGGCAGATTAAATTGATGACAGTGCTTTTCCCCACCCCCGATTTGCCCACCAAGCCAATCATTTCACCGGGCGCCACTTCAAGATCAATCCCCCTGAGCACAGGCTTGCCCGGATCGTATCCAAAGGCAACATCTTTGAAAG includes:
- a CDS encoding DUF1854 domain-containing protein; amino-acid sequence: MAFEEEKIETPDEGGKAKTERTITPIQVTHPEQVEPETIRLFREPPWVLRLTIEGDRSYLKVRVVCAAPLSQPDRYICFLDEKNEVICTVEDPVDLDEASQRMIKEELEQRYMTAIIKRVDSLKSEFGVSYWEVQTNRGNREFVVRNVSENAQWITDRRLLLLDVDGNRFEISNLEVLDKKSRGLIEMVL